A genomic segment from Drosophila miranda strain MSH22 chromosome 3, D.miranda_PacBio2.1, whole genome shotgun sequence encodes:
- the LOC108159016 gene encoding patronin isoform X28, with amino-acid sequence MDAAESQEIRQARQRASVKWLLSKAFNNRVPDNLKEPFYRDHENQERLKPQIIVELGNATLYCQTLSNLYSDPNYQSLNHWSIIQTLARKGVPVAESSDMPITETVLIQTNPLRINAHMSVIESLMVLYAKEISSGDRIMSAIRRISGSNYQTPPGQTYEQALLAWISHACAALKKRIIKEVETGLPDENGTRLQTPDIPPVRDFQDLCDGICLALLIAYYCPKVVPWTMVRINYLPAVEDSIHNILLVSNFSQKHLPYGVFHMTPEDVTFMRGSMKLNLVLLLTDLFNLFEIHPAKCVCYPGMDGQDVIARRTLGANEHGICHRRGLTMQPVMPIPDLRSDLDQPPVGSPSNRPPFQVPHSNSFSGGLNRRSTPPNEHQQQQQQHQQAVVQANSNHFDGNQGEAFVVHKSRGITTLSSMHSQQQQQHHHQQQHQQQQQFHQQQQSQLQQQLQQQQQQQQQQQQEPLVPARLRQAKEKTNVESKADERGDFVAAGRPSNWEQSRRPSFAGRRSRRNSSSEDSQLTIENFGGSQDQLNTLGGRFDRDRERDRDRDRERKLSNTSIAEPAVAVRSSIADARGTLQLGYDTDSGSEKQDRETEKYSMRRQASVDNVPTVSAHNLSNASSPLPQARNKQHSSDKDYSHSVADTYNDARSSAYDPESTPVRKSSTSSMPASPAAWQLDVGDEDMRSLENASKLSTIRMKLEEKRRRIEQDKRKIEMALLRHQEKEDLESCPEVMKWETMSNESKRTPDMDPVDLDKYQQSIAIMNMNLQDIQQDIHRLATQQSQMQAQHLQAQQLLQAQQIANMLNQAYNAPVSAYSSRPPSRDPYQQQQHQQQHQQQQQQPMAMPQPMQFVNEHGQYMSPPQPSHYQPQSIYSDNGAPYNNHSPHYGAAAPPQYRSSVVFDDYGQPTNHFYLHESSPQAQPQVHPQRRTWAHSAAAAAYEQQQQIQQPMVDVNAWQSQQQQQQHHQQQKKAQQPWMNRPPSSAGGAAQGSFMLHQNGGGGGGGGGGELQHLFQVQASPQHSQRQLGGGANGVQRQQSLTNLRDNRSPKSQHQPQTMGMAMQQEDMMAPQSICFIGDEEDVDEVERNIIESMQATRISDFVLQQQQQQQHHQQQLQLQQQQQRLQGGRGSSSEDYDSGEMISNKLNITSGNLTYRIPSPSRPSIQANSFQDPRDCEDQPAEKGFYISFDDDQPKRPKPPLRAKRSPKKEALPLGDSSSSSRDRDRDSVDHQTLLKRESLSQLHNNNNNNGSEDGHKSAGANRHSIHGLNHSNSVKSPGNATYNKYTDEAPIQLRHLAVSGSDPFGHEPHPHPQPMQQQPMSPTRIQQSNNSAEAAKNKALVIGADATNLDPESVDEMERRKEKIMLLSLQRRQQQEEAKARKEIEASQKREKEREKEEERARKKEDQMARRAAILEQHRLKKAIEEAEREGKTLDRPDLHVKLQPQSSSATNPRLRQQRTTRPRPKTIHVDDASVDISEASSISSRGKKGSSSNLTGYGQLSSNSMKRDYYRGSQDSLTVKESPDDYPSTSSTPIGRRGSYKTSREPAAVERGRTLSRISVAKGSTLNFRGRKSNSLMNLCGPKLYKQPAAKSNRGIILNAVEYCVFPGAVNREAKQKVLEKIARSEAKHFLVLFRDAGCQFRALYSYMPESGDQVTKLYGTGPSQVDEVMFDKFFKYNSGGKCFSQVHTKHLTVTIDAFTIHNSLWQGKRVQLPSKKDMALVI; translated from the exons ATGGATGCCGCCGAATCACAGGAAATACGACAG GCTCGTCAACGTGCTTCCGTCAAGTGGCTGCTCTCGAAGGCCTTCAACAATCGTGTGCCGGACAACCTGAAGGAGCCCTTCTATCGCGACCATGAGAATCAGGAGCGCCTCAAGCCCCAGATCATTGTGGAGCTGGGCAACGCCACGCTGTACTGCCAGACGTTGTCCAATCTGTACTCAGATCCCAACTACCAAAGCTTGAATCACTGGTCAATAATACAGACGCTAGCGCGCAAGGGTGTCCCGGTGGCCGAGTCCTCGGACATGCCCATTACCGAAACGGTATTAATTCAAACGAATCCGTTGCGAATT AACGCCCACATGTCTGTGATAGAATCGCTGATGGTTTTGTATGCCAAGGAGATATCATCGGGTGACCGCATCATGTCGGCCATCAGAAG AATATCTGGCAGCAATTACCAGACGCCTCCTGGCCAAACGTATGAGCAAGCTCTGCTGGCTTGGATTTCGCATGCCTGCGCGGCTCTGAAGAAGCGCATCATCAAGGAGGTGGAGACAGGGCTGCCCGATGAGAAT GGCACGCGTCTGCAGACGCCGGACATACCGCCAGTGAGGGACTTCCAGGATCTGTGCGATGGCATCTGCCTGGCGCTGCTCATCGCCTACTACTGCCCCAAGGTGGTGCCCTGGACGATGGTGCGCATCAACTATCTGCCGGCTGTCGAGGACTCCATACACAATATCCTGCTCGTGAGCAATTTCTCACAGAAGCATCTGCCATATGGCGTCTTCCACATGACGCCCGAGGATGTGACCTTCATGAGGGG ATCGATGAAACTGAATCTGGTACTGCTGCTCACGGATCTGTTCAATCTGTTCGAGATACATCCGGCGAAGTGTGTCTGCTACCCGGGCATGGATGGTCAGG ATGTCATCGCCCGGCGCACCTTGGGCGCCAATGAGCACGGAATCTGCCACCGACGGGGCCTCACAATGCAGCCCGTTATGCCCATACCCGATCTCCGCAGCGATCTCGACCAGCCGCCCGTTGGCTCGCCCTCGAATCGGCCGCCATTTCAAG TTCCGCATTCGAATTCATTCAGCGGCGGCTTAAATCGCAGATCCACCCCGCCAAACgaacaccaacaacagcaacaacaacaccaacaggCGGTTGTTCAAGCAAATTCGAATCATTTCGATGGTAATCAAGGCGAAG CCTTCGTCGTGCACAAGTCGCGTGGCATCACCACACTCTCATCCATGCactcgcagcagcagcagcaacaccaccaccaacagcaacatcagcaacagcaacagttccaccagcagcagcagtcgcagctacagcaacagctacagcagcaacagcagcagcagcagcagcagcagcaggagcccTTGGTTCCGGCTCGCTTGCGTCAGGCTAAAGAAAAGACCAATGTCGAGTCCAAGGCGGATGAGAGAG GCGATTTTGTCGCTGCGGGTCGACCAAGTAACTGGGAACAGAGCCGTCGGCCAAGCTTTGCAG GGCGCCGCTCGCGCAGGAACTCCTCCAGCGAGGACTCCCAGCTGACCATCGAGAACTTTGGCGGCTCCCAGGATCAGCTGAACACGCTGGGAGGCAGATTCGATCGGGATCGCGAACGGGAccgagacagggacagggagcGGAAGTTGTCCAACACCAGCATAG CTGAACCCGCTGTGGCCGTGCGCTCCTCCATTGCCGATGCCCGGGGCACGCTGCAGCTTGGCTACGACACGGATTCGGGCTCGGAGAAGCAGGACCGCGAGACGGAGAAGTATTCAATGCGTCGGCAGGCGAG TGTCGACAATGTGCCCACGGTGTCGGCTCACAATCTATCGAATGCGAGCAGCCCCTTGCCACAGGCACGGAACAAGCAACATTCCAGCGACAAAGACTACAGCCACAGCGTGGCGGACACCTACAACGATGCCCGCTCCAGTGCCTACGATCCGGAGAGCACACCAGTGCGCAAGTCCTCCACCAGCAGCATGCCAGCGAGCCCCGCAGCCTGGCAGCTGGACGTGGGCGATGAGGACATGCGCTCGCTGGAGAACGCCAGCAAGCTGTCCACCATACGCATGAAGCTGGAGGAGAAGCGTCGTCGCATTGAGCAGGACAAGCGGAAGATCGAAATGGCCCTGCTCAGGCACCAGGAGAAG GAGGATCTCGAATCTTGTCCGGAGGTTATGAAGTGGGAGACCATGAGTAATGAATCGAAGCGCACGCCGGACATGGATCCCGTTGACTTGGACAAGTACCAG CAAAGCATCGCCATCATGAACATGAATCTGCAGGATATCCAGCAGGATATCCACCGCCTGGCCACGCAGCAGAGCCAGATGCAGGCCCAGCACCTGCAGGCGCAGCAGCTCCTGCAGGCCCAGCAAATAGCCAATATGCTGAACCAG GCCTACAATGCCCCAGTCAGTGCGTACAGCTCCCGTCCGCCCAGCCGCGATCCctaccagcagcaacaacatcagcagcaacaccagcagcagcagcagcagcccatgGCCATGCCCCAGCCGATGCAGTTCGTCAATGAGCACGGCCAGTACATGTCGCCGCCGCAGCCCTCCCACTACCAGCCGCAGAGCATCTACAGCGACAACGGAGCGCCCTACAACAACCACTCGCCGCACTACGGAGCGGCTGCTCCTCCGCAGTACAGGAGCAGTGTGGTCTTCGATGACTATGGCCAGCCCACGAACCACTTCTACCTGCATGAGTCCTCGCCACAGGCACAGCCACAGGTCCATCCCCAGCGCCGCACCTGGGCGCActcagcagcagccgccgcctacgagcagcagcagcagatacAGCAGCCGATGGTGGATGTGAATGCGTGGCAgtcacagcagcagcagcaacagcaccaccagcagcagaagaaggccCAGCAGCCCTGGATGAACAGGCCTCCCTCCAGCGCGGGAGGAGCGGCCCAGGGCAGCTTTATGCTGCACCAGAACGGGGGAGGaggtggtggcggcggcggaggcGAGCTCCAGCATCTGTTCCAGGTGCAGGCCTCGCCGCAGCACTCGCAGCGCCAGTTGGGTGGGGGGGCCAACGGGGTGCAGAGACAGCAATCACTGACCAATCTGCGCGACAATCGCTCGCCCAAGTCCCAGCACCAGCCGCAGACCATGGGTATGGCCATGCAGCAGGAGGACATGATGGCACCGCAGAGCATTTGCTTCATTGGCGACGAGGAGGATGTGGACGAGGTGGAGCGCAACATCATCGAGTCCATGCAGGCCACACGCATCTCGGACTTTGtgcttcagcagcagcagcaacagcaacatcaccagcagcaactgcaactgcagcagcagcagcagcgtctgCAAGGCGGAAGGGGCAGTAGTTCGGAGGACTACGACAGCGGCGAGATGATTTCCAACAAGCTGAACATCACCAGCGGCAATCTCACCTACCGCATACCCTCGCCCTCGCGCCCCTCCATTCAGGCCAACAGTTTCCAGGACCCGCGCGATTGCGAGGATCAGCCGGCTGAGAAGGGCTTCTACATCTCCTTCGACGACGACCAGCCCAAGCGGCCCAAGCCGCCGCTGCGCGCCAAGCGCTCGCCCAAGAAGGAGGCCCTTCCGTTgggcgacagcagcagcagcagccgcgacagggacagggacagcgTGGACCACCAGACTCTGCTCAAACGGGAGTCCCTAAGTCAACtgcacaacaacaataacaacaacggCAGCGAGGACGGCCACAAGTCAGCAGGGGCCAACAGGCACAGCATCCACGGCCTCAACCACTCCAACAGTGTCAAATCGCCCGGCAATGCCACCTACAACAAGTACACGGACGAGGCGCCCATCCAACTACGCCATCTGGCCGTATCGGGCTCGGATCCATTTGGCCacgagccacacccacacccacagcccatgcagcagcagcccatgTCACCCACGCGAATCCAGCAGAGCAACAACAGTGCCGAGGCGGCCAAGAACAAGGCGCTGGTGATTGGAGCCGACGCCACCAACCTAGATCCG GAGTCTGTGGATGAAATGGAGCGACGAAAAGAGAAGATCATGCTGCTGTCCCTGCAGCGGCgtcagcagcaggaggaggccAAGGCACGCAAGGAGATCGAGGCCTCGCAGAAGCGGGAAAAGGAGcgggagaaggaggaggagcgcgCACGCAAGAAGGAGGATCAAATGGCGCGACGAGCGGCCATATTGGAACAGCATAGACTCAAGAAAGCCATCGAAGAGGCCGAACGAGAG GGCAAAACCCTGGATCGGCCCGATCTGCATGTGAAACTGCAACCCCAGTCATCTAGTGCAACGAATCCGCGACTCCGGCAGCAGCGCACGACACGTCCCAGGCCCAAGACCATTCATGTGGACGATGCCAGTGTGGACATCAGTGAGGCTTCGAGCATCTCTAGTCGGGGCAAGAAGGGCTCCAGCTCGAATCTAACCG GCTACGGTCAACTAAGCTCAAATTCAATGAAAAGAGATTATTACAGGGGCTCGCAAGACTCCCTCACAGTGAAAG AGTCACCCGATGATTATCCCAGTACAAGTTCAACTCCGATTGGGCGACGGGGATCCTATAAAACTTCCAGAG AGCCAGCAGCCGTCGAGCGGGGCCGCACTCTGTCGCGTATCTCCGTCGCTAAGGGGAGCACACTTAATTTCCGGGGCCGAAAGTCCAATTCGCTAATGAATCTGTGCG GTCCAAAACTCTACAAGCAACCAGCGGCCAAATCCAATCGCGGCATTATACTGAATGCCGTCGAATACTGCGTCTTTCCGGGCGCCGTGAACCGTGAGGCCAAACAGAAAGTGCTCGAGAAGATAGCACGCTCGGAGGCGAAACACTTCCTAGTACTCTTCCGCGATGCGGGCTGCCAGTTCCGCGCCCTCTACAGCTACATGCCCGAGTCCGGGGACCAGGTGACCAAGCTGTACGGCACCGGACCTAGTCAAGTCGACGAAGTCATGTTCGATAAGTTCTTCAA ATACAACTCAGGGGGCAAGTGCTTCTCGCAAGTGCACACCAAGCATCTGACCGTCACCATCGACGCCTTCACAATACACAACTCGCTCTGGCAGGGTAAGCGGGTGCAGTTGCCCAGCAAAAAGGACATGGCGCTTGTTATCTAA
- the LOC108159016 gene encoding patronin isoform X20 yields the protein MDAAESQEIRQARQRASVKWLLSKAFNNRVPDNLKEPFYRDHENQERLKPQIIVELGNATLYCQTLSNLYSDPNYQSLNHWSIIQTLARKGVPVAESSDMPITETVLIQTNPLRINAHMSVIESLMVLYAKEISSGDRIMSAIRRISGSNYQTPPGQTYEQALLAWISHACAALKKRIIKEVETGLPDENGTRLQTPDIPPVRDFQDLCDGICLALLIAYYCPKVVPWTMVRINYLPAVEDSIHNILLVSNFSQKHLPYGVFHMTPEDVTFMRGSMKLNLVLLLTDLFNLFEIHPAKCVCYPGMDGQDVIARRTLGANEHGICHRRGLTMQPVMPIPDLRSDLDQPPVGSPSNRPPFQVPHSNSFSGGLNRRSTPPNEHQQQQQQHQQAVVQANSNHFDGNQGEAFVVHKSRGITTLSSMHSQQQQQHHHQQQHQQQQQFHQQQQSQLQQQLQQQQQQQQQQQQEPLVPARLRQAKEKTNVESKADERGDFVAAGRPSNWEQSRRPSFAGRRSRRNSSSEDSQLTIENFGGSQDQLNTLGGRFDRDRERDRDRDRERKLSNTSIAEPAVAVRSSIADARGTLQLGYDTDSGSEKQDRETEKYSMRRQASVDNVPTVSAHNLSNASSPLPQARNKQHSSDKDYSHSVADTYNDARSSAYDPESTPVRKSSTSSMPASPAAWQLDVGDEDMRSLENASKLSTIRMKLEEKRRRIEQDKRKIEMALLRHQEKEDLESCPEVMKWETMSNESKRTPDMDPVDLDKYQQSIAIMNMNLQDIQQDIHRLATQQSQMQAQHLQAQQLLQAQQIANMLNQQQTYGSQQHLSDHHYQQQQRPMQQSFGSSPHLPQAYNAPVSAYSSRPPSRDPYQQQQHQQQHQQQQQQPMAMPQPMQFVNEHGQYMSPPQPSHYQPQSIYSDNGAPYNNHSPHYGAAAPPQYRSSVVFDDYGQPTNHFYLHESSPQAQPQVHPQRRTWAHSAAAAAYEQQQQIQQPMVDVNAWQSQQQQQQHHQQQKKAQQPWMNRPPSSAGGAAQGSFMLHQNGGGGGGGGGGELQHLFQVQASPQHSQRQLGGGANGVQRQQSLTNLRDNRSPKSQHQPQTMGMAMQQEDMMAPQSICFIGDEEDVDEVERNIIESMQATRISDFVLQQQQQQQHHQQQLQLQQQQQRLQGGRGSSSEDYDSGEMISNKLNITSGNLTYRIPSPSRPSIQANSFQDPRDCEDQPAEKGFYISFDDDQPKRPKPPLRAKRSPKKEALPLGDSSSSSRDRDRDSVDHQTLLKRESLSQLHNNNNNNGSEDGHKSAGANRHSIHGLNHSNSVKSPGNATYNKYTDEAPIQLRHLAVSGSDPFGHEPHPHPQPMQQQPMSPTRIQQSNNSAEAAKNKALVIGADATNLDPESVDEMERRKEKIMLLSLQRRQQQEEAKARKEIEASQKREKEREKEEERARKKEDQMARRAAILEQHRLKKAIEEAEREGKTLDRPDLHVKLQPQSSSATNPRLRQQRTTRPRPKTIHVDDASVDISEASSISSRGKKGSSSNLTGYGQLSSNSMKRDYYRGSQDSLTVKEPAAVERGRTLSRISVAKGSTLNFRGRKSNSLMNLCDSGLGRATPPRRAPSPGMGASGPKLYKQPAAKSNRGIILNAVEYCVFPGAVNREAKQKVLEKIARSEAKHFLVLFRDAGCQFRALYSYMPESGDQVTKLYGTGPSQVDEVMFDKFFKYNSGGKCFSQVHTKHLTVTIDAFTIHNSLWQGKRVQLPSKKDMALVI from the exons ATGGATGCCGCCGAATCACAGGAAATACGACAG GCTCGTCAACGTGCTTCCGTCAAGTGGCTGCTCTCGAAGGCCTTCAACAATCGTGTGCCGGACAACCTGAAGGAGCCCTTCTATCGCGACCATGAGAATCAGGAGCGCCTCAAGCCCCAGATCATTGTGGAGCTGGGCAACGCCACGCTGTACTGCCAGACGTTGTCCAATCTGTACTCAGATCCCAACTACCAAAGCTTGAATCACTGGTCAATAATACAGACGCTAGCGCGCAAGGGTGTCCCGGTGGCCGAGTCCTCGGACATGCCCATTACCGAAACGGTATTAATTCAAACGAATCCGTTGCGAATT AACGCCCACATGTCTGTGATAGAATCGCTGATGGTTTTGTATGCCAAGGAGATATCATCGGGTGACCGCATCATGTCGGCCATCAGAAG AATATCTGGCAGCAATTACCAGACGCCTCCTGGCCAAACGTATGAGCAAGCTCTGCTGGCTTGGATTTCGCATGCCTGCGCGGCTCTGAAGAAGCGCATCATCAAGGAGGTGGAGACAGGGCTGCCCGATGAGAAT GGCACGCGTCTGCAGACGCCGGACATACCGCCAGTGAGGGACTTCCAGGATCTGTGCGATGGCATCTGCCTGGCGCTGCTCATCGCCTACTACTGCCCCAAGGTGGTGCCCTGGACGATGGTGCGCATCAACTATCTGCCGGCTGTCGAGGACTCCATACACAATATCCTGCTCGTGAGCAATTTCTCACAGAAGCATCTGCCATATGGCGTCTTCCACATGACGCCCGAGGATGTGACCTTCATGAGGGG ATCGATGAAACTGAATCTGGTACTGCTGCTCACGGATCTGTTCAATCTGTTCGAGATACATCCGGCGAAGTGTGTCTGCTACCCGGGCATGGATGGTCAGG ATGTCATCGCCCGGCGCACCTTGGGCGCCAATGAGCACGGAATCTGCCACCGACGGGGCCTCACAATGCAGCCCGTTATGCCCATACCCGATCTCCGCAGCGATCTCGACCAGCCGCCCGTTGGCTCGCCCTCGAATCGGCCGCCATTTCAAG TTCCGCATTCGAATTCATTCAGCGGCGGCTTAAATCGCAGATCCACCCCGCCAAACgaacaccaacaacagcaacaacaacaccaacaggCGGTTGTTCAAGCAAATTCGAATCATTTCGATGGTAATCAAGGCGAAG CCTTCGTCGTGCACAAGTCGCGTGGCATCACCACACTCTCATCCATGCactcgcagcagcagcagcaacaccaccaccaacagcaacatcagcaacagcaacagttccaccagcagcagcagtcgcagctacagcaacagctacagcagcaacagcagcagcagcagcagcagcagcaggagcccTTGGTTCCGGCTCGCTTGCGTCAGGCTAAAGAAAAGACCAATGTCGAGTCCAAGGCGGATGAGAGAG GCGATTTTGTCGCTGCGGGTCGACCAAGTAACTGGGAACAGAGCCGTCGGCCAAGCTTTGCAG GGCGCCGCTCGCGCAGGAACTCCTCCAGCGAGGACTCCCAGCTGACCATCGAGAACTTTGGCGGCTCCCAGGATCAGCTGAACACGCTGGGAGGCAGATTCGATCGGGATCGCGAACGGGAccgagacagggacagggagcGGAAGTTGTCCAACACCAGCATAG CTGAACCCGCTGTGGCCGTGCGCTCCTCCATTGCCGATGCCCGGGGCACGCTGCAGCTTGGCTACGACACGGATTCGGGCTCGGAGAAGCAGGACCGCGAGACGGAGAAGTATTCAATGCGTCGGCAGGCGAG TGTCGACAATGTGCCCACGGTGTCGGCTCACAATCTATCGAATGCGAGCAGCCCCTTGCCACAGGCACGGAACAAGCAACATTCCAGCGACAAAGACTACAGCCACAGCGTGGCGGACACCTACAACGATGCCCGCTCCAGTGCCTACGATCCGGAGAGCACACCAGTGCGCAAGTCCTCCACCAGCAGCATGCCAGCGAGCCCCGCAGCCTGGCAGCTGGACGTGGGCGATGAGGACATGCGCTCGCTGGAGAACGCCAGCAAGCTGTCCACCATACGCATGAAGCTGGAGGAGAAGCGTCGTCGCATTGAGCAGGACAAGCGGAAGATCGAAATGGCCCTGCTCAGGCACCAGGAGAAG GAGGATCTCGAATCTTGTCCGGAGGTTATGAAGTGGGAGACCATGAGTAATGAATCGAAGCGCACGCCGGACATGGATCCCGTTGACTTGGACAAGTACCAG CAAAGCATCGCCATCATGAACATGAATCTGCAGGATATCCAGCAGGATATCCACCGCCTGGCCACGCAGCAGAGCCAGATGCAGGCCCAGCACCTGCAGGCGCAGCAGCTCCTGCAGGCCCAGCAAATAGCCAATATGCTGAACCAG caacagacgTATGGGTCGCAGCAGCACCTGTCTGACCACCactaccagcagcagcagagaccCATGCAGCAAAGCTTTGGCTCATCGCCGCATCTTCCGCAGGCCTACAATGCCCCAGTCAGTGCGTACAGCTCCCGTCCGCCCAGCCGCGATCCctaccagcagcaacaacatcagcagcaacaccagcagcagcagcagcagcccatgGCCATGCCCCAGCCGATGCAGTTCGTCAATGAGCACGGCCAGTACATGTCGCCGCCGCAGCCCTCCCACTACCAGCCGCAGAGCATCTACAGCGACAACGGAGCGCCCTACAACAACCACTCGCCGCACTACGGAGCGGCTGCTCCTCCGCAGTACAGGAGCAGTGTGGTCTTCGATGACTATGGCCAGCCCACGAACCACTTCTACCTGCATGAGTCCTCGCCACAGGCACAGCCACAGGTCCATCCCCAGCGCCGCACCTGGGCGCActcagcagcagccgccgcctacgagcagcagcagcagatacAGCAGCCGATGGTGGATGTGAATGCGTGGCAgtcacagcagcagcagcaacagcaccaccagcagcagaagaaggccCAGCAGCCCTGGATGAACAGGCCTCCCTCCAGCGCGGGAGGAGCGGCCCAGGGCAGCTTTATGCTGCACCAGAACGGGGGAGGaggtggtggcggcggcggaggcGAGCTCCAGCATCTGTTCCAGGTGCAGGCCTCGCCGCAGCACTCGCAGCGCCAGTTGGGTGGGGGGGCCAACGGGGTGCAGAGACAGCAATCACTGACCAATCTGCGCGACAATCGCTCGCCCAAGTCCCAGCACCAGCCGCAGACCATGGGTATGGCCATGCAGCAGGAGGACATGATGGCACCGCAGAGCATTTGCTTCATTGGCGACGAGGAGGATGTGGACGAGGTGGAGCGCAACATCATCGAGTCCATGCAGGCCACACGCATCTCGGACTTTGtgcttcagcagcagcagcaacagcaacatcaccagcagcaactgcaactgcagcagcagcagcagcgtctgCAAGGCGGAAGGGGCAGTAGTTCGGAGGACTACGACAGCGGCGAGATGATTTCCAACAAGCTGAACATCACCAGCGGCAATCTCACCTACCGCATACCCTCGCCCTCGCGCCCCTCCATTCAGGCCAACAGTTTCCAGGACCCGCGCGATTGCGAGGATCAGCCGGCTGAGAAGGGCTTCTACATCTCCTTCGACGACGACCAGCCCAAGCGGCCCAAGCCGCCGCTGCGCGCCAAGCGCTCGCCCAAGAAGGAGGCCCTTCCGTTgggcgacagcagcagcagcagccgcgacagggacagggacagcgTGGACCACCAGACTCTGCTCAAACGGGAGTCCCTAAGTCAACtgcacaacaacaataacaacaacggCAGCGAGGACGGCCACAAGTCAGCAGGGGCCAACAGGCACAGCATCCACGGCCTCAACCACTCCAACAGTGTCAAATCGCCCGGCAATGCCACCTACAACAAGTACACGGACGAGGCGCCCATCCAACTACGCCATCTGGCCGTATCGGGCTCGGATCCATTTGGCCacgagccacacccacacccacagcccatgcagcagcagcccatgTCACCCACGCGAATCCAGCAGAGCAACAACAGTGCCGAGGCGGCCAAGAACAAGGCGCTGGTGATTGGAGCCGACGCCACCAACCTAGATCCG GAGTCTGTGGATGAAATGGAGCGACGAAAAGAGAAGATCATGCTGCTGTCCCTGCAGCGGCgtcagcagcaggaggaggccAAGGCACGCAAGGAGATCGAGGCCTCGCAGAAGCGGGAAAAGGAGcgggagaaggaggaggagcgcgCACGCAAGAAGGAGGATCAAATGGCGCGACGAGCGGCCATATTGGAACAGCATAGACTCAAGAAAGCCATCGAAGAGGCCGAACGAGAG GGCAAAACCCTGGATCGGCCCGATCTGCATGTGAAACTGCAACCCCAGTCATCTAGTGCAACGAATCCGCGACTCCGGCAGCAGCGCACGACACGTCCCAGGCCCAAGACCATTCATGTGGACGATGCCAGTGTGGACATCAGTGAGGCTTCGAGCATCTCTAGTCGGGGCAAGAAGGGCTCCAGCTCGAATCTAACCG GCTACGGTCAACTAAGCTCAAATTCAATGAAAAGAGATTATTACAGGGGCTCGCAAGACTCCCTCACAGTGAAAG AGCCAGCAGCCGTCGAGCGGGGCCGCACTCTGTCGCGTATCTCCGTCGCTAAGGGGAGCACACTTAATTTCCGGGGCCGAAAGTCCAATTCGCTAATGAATCTGTGCG ATTCGGGACTGGGACGCGCCACACCGCCGAGGCGCGCACCCTCGCCTGGAATGGGCGCTTCAG GTCCAAAACTCTACAAGCAACCAGCGGCCAAATCCAATCGCGGCATTATACTGAATGCCGTCGAATACTGCGTCTTTCCGGGCGCCGTGAACCGTGAGGCCAAACAGAAAGTGCTCGAGAAGATAGCACGCTCGGAGGCGAAACACTTCCTAGTACTCTTCCGCGATGCGGGCTGCCAGTTCCGCGCCCTCTACAGCTACATGCCCGAGTCCGGGGACCAGGTGACCAAGCTGTACGGCACCGGACCTAGTCAAGTCGACGAAGTCATGTTCGATAAGTTCTTCAA ATACAACTCAGGGGGCAAGTGCTTCTCGCAAGTGCACACCAAGCATCTGACCGTCACCATCGACGCCTTCACAATACACAACTCGCTCTGGCAGGGTAAGCGGGTGCAGTTGCCCAGCAAAAAGGACATGGCGCTTGTTATCTAA